The genomic window TCTAACGTTGctatataatgtatatgtaggCGCGTTTGCCCTTGTGTTTACATGTTTCCGTTTTTTTGCTCACACACCGCAAGTGTACGTTGCTCGAgtttttataatttacaCTCGCATATACGTGTACACACGTATTTGCGtctgtgtgtatgtgtacgtgtgtgtttttttttttttttttttttttttttttttattctgaaCCTTTGGCAGCGACGCACAGTACAACTTCTTATCCATCTATGTCCCTTTTCTGTTCGCGAAACGGTTTGATGTAAATCTTGCGGGAAGGGCAGATTTGCGTGGACGTTCTGCGTGGGTTTAACAGGGGCTCGTGCGAATTGTTCTGCCTCACCTGGTCATTGCCAACGGAACCGCGCTCACgtgcatgtgcacacatacatatatatatatatataacagcGCGAGTGTAGCTTTTTTACGGGTTATTTGTGCCCCTTCATTTGAGCGAACAAATCGAggcaatttatttatattttcaaaatgagGTGTTGCACTAAGAATGCAGTAAACGTAGAAAGCCCTAAGAAGGTAATCGTCGTCGAAACGGAGGATGACACCAGGGAAGAGGAGAACCCGTACGAAGACCTCCCCACGGTTACTGTCACGCTGAGTGACGGCTCCGTGTACACGGGCACTACGAAGGTATGAGCTGTGCGGATCTGTAACGGAAGCGTGAAAATAACACAACTCATCCCACGTGTAGAAGCTCCTCGAAGGAGAACCAAACGGGCGTGCTCAcagacacacacatacattaatatacatgcatatgttctcatgtgttttccttttcttcctccgaaTGCTGCAGGACAATCGCGTGCACGGGCGGGGGATTCTGAAGTACGCAAATGGGGACCAATACGAGGGAGAATTTGTTGACGgtaagaaagaaggaaagggaaaatggacagacaaggaaaataataCATACGAAGGAGACTGGGTAAAAGATAAAAGACATGGCCATGGGGTGTACAAAACAGCAGATGGATTTACTTTCGAAGGGGAGTTtgcaaataataaaagagaaggaaaaggaaccatTATAACGCCGGAGAAGACTAAATATATTTGCTCCTTCCAGAATGACGAAGAGGTAGGGGAAGTggagttttttttcgcaaatgGTGATCATGCCCTTGGATATATTAAGGATGGTTATTTAAGCCAAAATGGAAGgtatgaatttaaaaatggagacaTCTATGTGGGCAATTTCGAGAAAGGTTTATTCCACGGAGAAGGGTACTACAAATGGAACAACGACGCGAATTACGCAATATATGAGGGGAATTATTCTGGAGGAAAGAAACACGGGAAGGGGCAGCTCATCAATAAGGACGGACGCATACTGTGTGGTGTCTTCAGGGATAATAATATGGACGGCGAGTTTTTAGAAATTAGCCCTCAAGGGAATCAAACGAAGGGTAAGTGCGGCATCGGCATGGTATAGGATCTGGGTGTCGATCAATCATTCGACCTTTCCCCCAAGAAGAAGCAATAgcctcatatatatatatatatatattttttttttatactcaCCCCGATTCACACGCACATCTAACTTTCCTCCCTCCTGAACACACACACTACAGTCCTGTACGACAAAGGCTTCTTTGTAAAAGTTCTAGACAATATTGATCAAAACCTAAACGTGAAGGAATTCCTCGAGGATTCCATCATTCACACAAGTATCTTTTCCGACCCGGATGCATACAAGAAGTTGTATGAGGTAGGTGTTCCCTCGAGAAGGGTGCAGCTTCGTTTGAGTGCCTTCCCCCCGATGATCCCTTTCGACTGAGCAGCCTTTTCGCAATTTCGATTGgctatataaatatgtaggGGGGAATTTTCCACACTTTACACCCTTTCCACACCTTTgtgcaaatattttaaataattctaTCGTCcgcctttccccctttgcagatcacggaaaagaagaaacccCAGTTTCGCCTTAACTTAAGAAGGACACAAGCAACGAGCTGAGCGACCTTGGTGGCGTTGTGCCGTATTCGGGGCAAAGGGAAGGTGTATACCACTCAGTCTACACTCCTACCCAGGTTCGTTTTTCTCAGTTTTCCGCTTTTTCCCGTGATTTGCATGTTTGTGGGACTACTCATTTGTGCATCTACACACGTTTGATTTTTCCCTAACGGCCCAACTTTATAATTCTTTCGCCCTGGCCCTGGTGCCCATTTGAACCAACTCAAACTGCTTGTCATTAGTTGGTACTTTGACCGGGCGGACGCCGAAACGCGTTTCAGTGCCCCGTGAGGGGATATGCATACGTTCATATGTAAggctccttttttatttctttcgaTT from Plasmodium coatneyi strain Hackeri chromosome 12, complete sequence includes these protein-coding regions:
- a CDS encoding Phosphatidylinositol-4-phosphate-5-kinase, translating into MRCCTKNAVNVESPKKVIVVETEDDTREEENPYEDLPTVTVTLSDGSVYTGTTKDNRVHGRGILKYANGDQYEGEFVDGKKEGKGKWTDKENNTYEGDWVKDKRHGHGVYKTADGFTFEGEFANNKREGKGTIITPEKTKYICSFQNDEEVGEVEFFFANGDHALGYIKDGYLSQNGRYEFKNGDIYVGNFEKGLFHGEGYYKWNNDANYAIYEGNYSGGKKHGKGQLINKDGRILCGVFRDNNMDGEFLEISPQGNQTKVLYDKGFFVKVLDNIDQNLNVKEFLEDSIIHTSIFSDPDAYKKLYEITEKKKPQFRLNLRRTQATS